A genomic window from Planococcus rifietoensis includes:
- a CDS encoding acyl-CoA dehydrogenase family protein, which produces MLKELSPKAEQLRQELLKFMDDFVYPAEQTVKEYKETASDRWTIPPIIEELKQKAKAQGLWNLFLDHPEYGAGLSNYEYSHLCEIMGRSLIAPEIFNCNAPDTGNMEVFVKYGTDEQKKQWLEPLLNGEIRSCFSMTEPDVASSDATNIQSSIVRDGDEYVINARKWWTTGAMDPRCSIAIVMGKTDPDAEKHKQQSMILVPFDTPGVKIVRPLTVFGYDDAPQGHAEVHYDNVRVPVSNMLLGEGRGFEIAQGRLGPGRIHHCMRAIGAAERALELLCRRAESRVAFGSTLAEKDVIKEIIAESRLEIEQVRLLTLNAAHKIDEHGAKAARKEIAMIKIATPRVSINVIDRAMQVFGGAGLTEDFPLAEHYANARTLRLVDGPDQVHLRDVGRLELREQLKANEARQ; this is translated from the coding sequence ATGCTTAAGGAATTATCGCCAAAAGCGGAACAATTACGCCAGGAACTGCTGAAATTCATGGATGACTTTGTCTATCCAGCTGAACAGACAGTAAAAGAATACAAGGAAACAGCCAGCGACCGCTGGACCATCCCGCCGATCATCGAAGAACTGAAGCAAAAAGCGAAAGCGCAGGGCTTGTGGAATTTATTCCTCGACCATCCAGAATACGGAGCAGGATTATCGAATTACGAGTATTCCCATTTATGTGAAATAATGGGCCGGTCGCTTATCGCGCCAGAAATCTTCAACTGCAACGCACCGGATACCGGCAATATGGAAGTATTCGTAAAATACGGTACGGACGAGCAGAAAAAGCAATGGCTCGAGCCTTTATTGAATGGTGAAATCCGCTCGTGCTTTTCCATGACCGAGCCAGATGTCGCTTCATCCGATGCCACCAATATCCAAAGCAGCATCGTCCGTGACGGCGATGAATACGTCATCAATGCGAGGAAATGGTGGACCACAGGTGCCATGGACCCGCGCTGCAGCATCGCGATCGTCATGGGGAAAACCGACCCGGATGCCGAAAAGCACAAACAGCAGTCGATGATCCTTGTGCCGTTCGATACACCGGGCGTCAAAATCGTCCGCCCACTCACCGTATTCGGCTATGACGATGCGCCGCAAGGACATGCTGAAGTGCATTACGACAATGTCCGCGTACCGGTGAGCAATATGCTGCTCGGTGAAGGAAGAGGATTCGAAATCGCGCAAGGACGCCTCGGGCCAGGACGCATCCATCACTGCATGCGTGCAATCGGCGCTGCCGAACGCGCGCTTGAACTTCTGTGCAGACGGGCAGAAAGCCGCGTCGCCTTCGGTTCGACACTAGCGGAAAAAGATGTCATCAAGGAAATCATCGCCGAAAGCCGCCTCGAAATCGAACAGGTTCGGCTGTTGACCTTGAACGCTGCGCACAAAATCGATGAACACGGTGCGAAAGCTGCGCGCAAAGAAATCGCCATGATCAAGATTGCCACCCCGCGAGTATCGATCAATGTTATCGACCGGGCGATGCAAGTATTCGGCGGCGCCGGACTGACAGAGGATTTCCCGCTCGCGGAACATTACGCAAACGCACGCACGCTGCGTCTTGTCGACGGGCCGGATCAAGTCCATTTGCGCGATGTCGGGCGCCTAGAACTACGTGAACAATTGAAAGCGAATGAAGCACGTCAATAA
- a CDS encoding enoyl-CoA hydratase/isomerase family protein yields MGNLVQTEVNGSIARLHMNRPDKLNALSREMVAEMLAALEQLERNPAVKAIVLSGEGKAFSAGGDIASMKSLGSAHEVAEWIDFVSSLSKALMDSDKPIIAAVHGYAAGAGFSLALAADFIVADEDAKFALSFSNIGLIPDLGLIKGLRKRISPPLAKEWIASAKVISAQEAQHHGLINRISSGDVGQAAVEFAEFLAAGPAVSNKYVKYLVNHLDELPQEAALMQENLIQTLLLQTEDHKEGVAAFFEKRKPEFQGK; encoded by the coding sequence ATGGGAAATCTTGTCCAAACTGAAGTGAACGGATCCATCGCAAGGCTCCATATGAACCGGCCGGATAAACTCAACGCCTTATCGCGGGAAATGGTCGCAGAAATGCTCGCGGCGCTCGAGCAATTGGAAAGGAATCCGGCTGTCAAAGCCATCGTCCTGTCAGGGGAAGGAAAAGCATTTTCTGCAGGGGGCGACATTGCCTCGATGAAGTCATTGGGTAGCGCGCACGAAGTTGCTGAATGGATCGATTTTGTCTCCAGTTTATCGAAAGCTTTGATGGACAGTGATAAACCTATTATCGCTGCGGTTCACGGCTATGCCGCAGGAGCAGGTTTCAGCTTGGCGCTCGCCGCGGATTTCATCGTGGCAGACGAAGACGCAAAATTCGCTTTGAGCTTCTCGAATATCGGCCTCATTCCCGACCTTGGGCTCATCAAAGGGCTCCGCAAACGAATCAGCCCACCGCTCGCCAAGGAATGGATCGCTTCCGCAAAAGTGATCAGCGCGCAAGAAGCGCAACATCACGGTTTGATCAATCGTATATCGAGCGGGGATGTCGGCCAAGCCGCTGTGGAGTTTGCTGAATTTCTCGCAGCAGGGCCAGCCGTCAGCAATAAATACGTCAAATACCTGGTCAACCATTTGGATGAATTGCCGCAGGAAGCGGCATTAATGCAAGAAAATCTCATCCAGACGTTGCTTCTCCAGACTGAAGACCATAAAGAAGGCGTCGCTGCTTTCTTTGAGAAACGCAAACCTGAATTTCAAGGGAAATAA
- a CDS encoding nitric oxide synthase oxygenase, whose product MEKLAQRPLLLEEAAHFIETCYLELGKGEQEIRSRVAEIEQEIESTGSYLHTMEELQHGARMAWRNNNRCIGRLFWRTLEIFDEREAETEEQVFSAIVRHLRFAFNGGQIRPAITIFKQSDQSGMRIWNHQLLRYAGYERDGRIIGDSSSLAFTKQCEALGWKGVGSGFDLLPVVIGEAGKQPKWFELPTDAKPEVAIGHPDWPAMAELGLKWYAVPLISDMKLEIGGIEYCMAPFNGWYMGTEVGARNLADEDRYDLLPAMAEIMGLNTSSQRTLWKDKALVELNVAVLESFAEAGVTIVDHHTAAKQFKNFEKIEEREGRQVTGNWAWLIPPMSPATTHIFHKPYKNDVVKPNYFYQQTPYGE is encoded by the coding sequence ATGGAAAAGCTTGCACAACGCCCTCTGTTATTGGAAGAGGCAGCTCATTTCATTGAAACTTGCTATTTGGAACTGGGAAAAGGCGAACAGGAAATCCGTAGCCGTGTAGCGGAGATTGAACAGGAAATCGAGTCTACGGGCAGCTATTTACATACAATGGAAGAATTGCAGCATGGGGCGCGCATGGCGTGGCGTAATAACAATCGCTGCATCGGGCGTTTGTTTTGGCGGACTTTGGAAATTTTTGATGAACGCGAAGCGGAAACGGAAGAACAAGTATTTTCGGCCATCGTCCGCCATTTGCGCTTTGCATTCAACGGAGGGCAAATCCGCCCGGCCATTACGATTTTCAAGCAGTCAGACCAAAGCGGGATGCGCATCTGGAACCATCAATTGTTGCGTTATGCCGGGTATGAACGGGACGGCCGGATCATCGGCGACTCTTCGTCTCTTGCATTTACCAAACAATGCGAGGCACTGGGATGGAAAGGTGTGGGCAGCGGGTTCGACCTATTGCCGGTGGTGATCGGCGAAGCCGGCAAGCAGCCCAAATGGTTCGAACTGCCGACCGACGCCAAACCTGAAGTGGCGATCGGGCATCCTGACTGGCCAGCTATGGCGGAGCTCGGACTGAAATGGTATGCAGTACCGCTCATCTCCGATATGAAGCTTGAAATCGGGGGCATTGAATATTGCATGGCGCCTTTCAATGGCTGGTATATGGGAACGGAAGTTGGCGCACGCAATTTAGCGGACGAAGATCGCTATGACCTGTTGCCTGCAATGGCGGAAATCATGGGACTCAACACGAGTTCACAGCGGACACTATGGAAAGACAAAGCGCTCGTCGAATTGAACGTGGCAGTGCTTGAATCATTTGCGGAGGCGGGCGTGACCATCGTCGATCACCATACCGCCGCCAAGCAGTTCAAGAATTTCGAGAAAATCGAAGAACGGGAAGGGCGCCAAGTCACGGGCAATTGGGCGTGGCTGATCCCGCCGATGTCGCCGGCAACTACGCACATTTTCCATAAGCCTTATAAAAACGACGTTGTCAAACCGAATTATTTTTACCAGCAAACGCCTTATGGGGAATGA
- a CDS encoding HAD family hydrolase, which yields MVKAIFFDLDDTLLWDQQSVKEAFRETCEWAAKQTGADCSGLEQAVREEARKLYAGYSTHAFTQMIGINPFEGLWGRFDDSGDDFQKLKEVAPGYQDEAWTLGLRRLGIDDPALGKQLAAYFPEARKRNPILYEDSLEVLDQLKARFDLLLLTNGSPSLQQIKLDITPEITPYFDHIVISGAFGRGKPDASIFEHALSKFGYAPEDVLMVGDNPLTDILGAERAGIPSVWLNRENKMPHETVVATHEIKNLRELLPLLEQLKTVSK from the coding sequence ATGGTGAAAGCGATTTTCTTTGATTTGGACGACACTTTATTATGGGATCAGCAAAGCGTGAAAGAAGCGTTCCGTGAAACATGCGAATGGGCAGCGAAACAAACAGGTGCCGATTGCAGTGGTTTGGAACAGGCGGTGCGGGAAGAAGCCCGCAAGCTGTACGCGGGCTATTCGACACATGCCTTTACGCAAATGATCGGCATCAACCCGTTTGAAGGGCTGTGGGGGCGCTTCGATGATTCGGGAGACGATTTCCAGAAACTTAAAGAAGTTGCGCCAGGCTATCAAGACGAGGCTTGGACACTTGGACTGAGACGTCTCGGCATTGACGATCCTGCCTTAGGAAAACAACTCGCCGCGTATTTTCCGGAAGCGAGAAAACGCAACCCGATACTTTACGAAGACAGTTTGGAAGTGCTCGATCAATTGAAAGCCCGTTTCGATTTATTGCTGTTGACCAATGGATCGCCAAGCCTGCAGCAGATCAAGCTCGACATCACACCGGAAATTACGCCGTATTTCGACCACATCGTCATCTCCGGCGCATTCGGGCGCGGCAAGCCCGACGCTTCCATCTTTGAACACGCTTTGTCAAAGTTCGGCTATGCCCCGGAAGACGTATTGATGGTCGGCGACAACCCGTTGACCGATATTCTCGGCGCTGAGCGTGCCGGCATTCCGTCAGTCTGGTTGAACCGTGAAAACAAGATGCCTCATGAAACGGTAGTTGCCACTCACGAAATTAAGAACCTTCGAGAGCTACTGCCTTTGCTCGAGCAATTGAAAACTGTATCTAAATAA
- a CDS encoding YebC/PmpR family DNA-binding transcriptional regulator → MGRKWNNIKEKKASKDANTSRIYAKFGREIYVAAKQGEPDPESNQALKVVLERAKTYNVPRAIIDRAVEKAKGGSEENYDELRYEGFGPNGSMVIVDTLTNNVNRTASDVRAAFGKNGGNMGVSGSVAYMFDHTAVIGVEGKSADEALELLMEADIDVRDILEEEGTVIVYAEPDQFHLVQEAFKADGVTDFTVAELTMLPQNELPLSEEDQAQFEKMVDAIEDLEDVQQVYHNVDLV, encoded by the coding sequence ATGGGACGCAAATGGAATAATATTAAAGAGAAAAAAGCTTCCAAAGATGCCAACACAAGCCGAATCTATGCAAAATTCGGCCGTGAAATATATGTAGCCGCCAAGCAAGGCGAACCGGACCCGGAGTCGAATCAGGCATTGAAAGTCGTGCTCGAGCGTGCCAAAACCTATAACGTGCCAAGAGCCATCATCGACCGCGCTGTCGAAAAAGCAAAAGGCGGATCGGAAGAAAACTACGACGAGCTGCGCTACGAAGGATTCGGACCGAACGGCTCGATGGTCATTGTCGATACCTTGACCAATAACGTCAACCGCACCGCTTCCGACGTGCGCGCAGCATTTGGCAAAAACGGCGGCAATATGGGCGTCAGCGGATCGGTAGCCTATATGTTCGACCATACGGCAGTTATCGGCGTAGAAGGCAAGTCGGCAGACGAAGCGCTGGAGTTGTTGATGGAAGCGGATATTGACGTGCGCGACATCCTCGAAGAAGAAGGCACGGTCATCGTCTATGCAGAACCGGATCAGTTCCACCTCGTGCAAGAAGCGTTCAAAGCGGACGGCGTCACCGACTTCACGGTCGCTGAATTGACGATGCTGCCGCAGAATGAATTGCCGCTGTCAGAAGAAGACCAGGCGCAATTCGAAAAGATGGTCGATGCCATCGAAGACCTCGAAGACGTCCAGCAGGTCTATCACAACGTCGACTTGGTATAA
- a CDS encoding TRAP transporter large permease, producing MDNLLVIGIILAMMIVLLLAGLYIHSVLLASGIIGLILLEGFGILPGLLGNEPFNRVASYTLTTIPLFVLMAQFILQSGLVQDIFYMVHKVSKGKNSLLGVLTLIIGGLLGAVSGSGTATSASLGQVAIPELRKHGYSAPLAGAVAASGGSLSGIIPPSIILILYGVATETPVGSLFVGAFIPGILTMLVFIAVMLVYFQLGKKKQQATQEEVTEDAAAEEKVPVLRLIIASIIAVAIVFIIFGGIYSGVFTPTEAGAVGAFVGLIAAFLLGKVNFAFFKTSLIETVKLTGMVMIIMIGAQIFGRFVSLSLLPRRLIEWIEPIMDTPALVLIAISIVLFIMFMFIEGAAVILMSIPVLLPIIVELQVDVLWFGVFVAVICTIGLITPPVGLSVYAVAGVSGISSGSIFRLTTVFALVAMVVVTGLMIAFPGLATWLPNSM from the coding sequence ATGGACAATTTACTGGTTATTGGAATCATTTTGGCCATGATGATCGTTTTGCTGCTGGCGGGGTTGTATATCCACTCCGTTTTGCTGGCGAGTGGGATTATCGGGCTGATTCTCTTGGAAGGGTTCGGCATTTTGCCCGGTCTTCTCGGCAACGAACCGTTCAACCGCGTGGCCAGTTATACTTTGACGACGATCCCATTGTTTGTATTGATGGCGCAATTCATTCTGCAATCGGGGCTCGTCCAGGACATCTTTTACATGGTTCATAAAGTGTCGAAAGGCAAAAATAGTTTACTTGGCGTCCTGACCTTGATTATCGGCGGATTATTGGGGGCGGTTTCAGGATCCGGGACCGCCACTTCTGCATCGCTTGGCCAAGTCGCCATTCCGGAACTCCGCAAGCACGGCTATAGTGCACCGCTTGCTGGGGCAGTCGCAGCTTCCGGCGGTTCGCTCTCCGGGATCATCCCACCGAGCATCATCTTGATCCTTTACGGGGTCGCTACCGAAACGCCGGTCGGAAGCCTATTCGTCGGCGCTTTCATCCCGGGAATTTTGACGATGCTGGTGTTTATCGCTGTCATGCTCGTCTATTTCCAATTGGGCAAGAAAAAACAGCAGGCTACGCAGGAAGAAGTAACCGAAGACGCCGCTGCAGAAGAAAAAGTGCCGGTTCTTCGCTTAATCATCGCGAGCATCATTGCCGTGGCAATCGTCTTTATCATTTTCGGGGGCATTTATTCGGGCGTCTTCACGCCAACCGAAGCGGGTGCTGTCGGGGCGTTTGTCGGTTTGATCGCTGCGTTTTTATTGGGTAAAGTCAATTTCGCGTTCTTTAAAACCTCTTTAATTGAAACAGTGAAGCTGACGGGGATGGTCATGATCATCATGATCGGCGCGCAAATCTTCGGGCGCTTTGTTTCCCTGTCGTTATTGCCAAGGCGTTTGATTGAATGGATTGAACCGATCATGGATACGCCGGCGCTTGTATTGATTGCCATTTCCATCGTGTTGTTCATCATGTTCATGTTTATCGAAGGGGCAGCGGTTATTTTGATGTCGATTCCTGTGCTCTTGCCGATCATTGTCGAATTGCAAGTCGATGTCTTATGGTTTGGGGTATTTGTGGCAGTCATTTGTACCATTGGTTTGATTACACCGCCGGTTGGGCTAAGTGTCTATGCGGTCGCGGGTGTCAGTGGCATCAGTTCAGGATCGATTTTCCGATTGACGACGGTCTTTGCCTTGGTTGCGATGGTGGTCGTGACAGGATTGATGATCGCATTCCCAGGACTCGCGACTTGGCTGCCGAATTCAATGTAG
- the dctP gene encoding TRAP transporter substrate-binding protein DctP, with amino-acid sequence MKKHGSRFLAAGAAMTLLLAGCGGGESEGGGSEGETITLRAATGLSAQHAWWEASMVPWMERVEELTDGQVQFETFTGGELVSVPDEGDALQSGTVDVALVLPIYQPDQFPMAEVTMLPLNHSDTLIASNAWKKLLESEEELADGQTYTEMQFGDFKVFPVSTTQEYSISTTGKEFNSVSDVEGTSLRTPSRIHEMYAAKTGINSVTMPAVEIYDALSRGTFEGAFYSIADWTGYGFQDLFRYTVTGINFGHFNAFIGMSQSRWDELPENVQEAMTQANEDIFEAGAQEWMDRAEAIIPENEENGGKFVEFSELDQEVQDHFNTGIEDTWTDYAKLLEDNGLPGNEVVKMWRDLLIEEGGEVPEAVMNLE; translated from the coding sequence ATGAAAAAACACGGTTCTCGTTTTTTAGCAGCAGGTGCAGCAATGACCCTTCTACTCGCAGGGTGCGGCGGGGGAGAATCTGAAGGCGGCGGTTCGGAAGGGGAAACAATCACGCTTCGCGCAGCTACGGGATTAAGCGCGCAGCATGCATGGTGGGAAGCTTCAATGGTTCCTTGGATGGAACGTGTTGAAGAATTGACAGATGGCCAAGTGCAATTTGAAACTTTCACTGGCGGAGAATTGGTTTCGGTTCCGGATGAAGGCGACGCCCTTCAAAGCGGGACGGTCGATGTTGCTTTGGTGTTGCCGATCTATCAGCCGGACCAATTTCCGATGGCTGAAGTGACGATGCTGCCGCTCAACCATTCCGATACGTTGATCGCTTCCAACGCCTGGAAAAAGCTGTTGGAAAGCGAAGAAGAACTGGCGGATGGCCAAACGTATACAGAGATGCAATTCGGCGATTTTAAAGTATTCCCGGTATCGACAACACAGGAATATTCCATTTCCACGACAGGGAAAGAATTCAATTCGGTCAGCGATGTCGAAGGCACTTCCCTTCGCACGCCTTCCCGCATCCATGAAATGTATGCCGCGAAAACCGGCATCAATAGCGTGACCATGCCTGCTGTGGAAATCTACGATGCCCTCAGCCGCGGCACGTTTGAAGGGGCATTCTACAGCATCGCCGATTGGACCGGATACGGCTTCCAGGATTTGTTCCGCTATACGGTCACAGGCATCAACTTCGGCCATTTCAATGCATTTATCGGCATGAGCCAAAGCAGATGGGATGAACTCCCGGAAAATGTCCAGGAAGCGATGACTCAAGCCAATGAAGATATTTTCGAAGCCGGTGCCCAGGAATGGATGGACCGTGCGGAAGCGATCATTCCGGAAAATGAAGAAAATGGCGGGAAGTTTGTCGAATTCAGTGAATTGGATCAGGAAGTGCAAGATCACTTCAATACAGGCATTGAAGATACGTGGACAGATTACGCGAAACTCCTGGAAGACAATGGATTGCCGGGCAATGAAGTGGTCAAAATGTGGAGAGATCTCTTGATTGAAGAAGGCGGAGAAGTGCCGGAAGCGGTCATGAATTTGGAATAA
- a CDS encoding NADPH:quinone oxidoreductase family protein, which yields MTVKAWQVTELGDPKQALAVAELPKPSPGAGEALIKVEAAALNFFDILQCQGKYQERPELPFTPGAEIAGTIEALGEGTQGDIGQRVLATPMLPSGGLAEWAIVKKEGIFPIPDELSYAEAAALFITYQTAYFALHRSGHLKKGEVLLVHAASGGVGSAAVQLGKAAGATVIATAGSADKLAVCKELGADIVINYREEDFVPKVKEATGGKGADVIFDPVGGDTFDRSRKCIAFEGRILVIGFAGGRIADAPTNHALIKNYSIVGVHFGLFRNLMPDQVMKAHHELMALYKEGAIKPLIYKEFAFDEVIDALDQLGSRKTYGKLVVTP from the coding sequence ATGACAGTGAAAGCGTGGCAAGTGACAGAGCTCGGCGACCCAAAACAGGCTTTGGCGGTTGCAGAATTACCGAAGCCAAGCCCAGGCGCGGGCGAAGCGCTCATCAAAGTGGAAGCGGCAGCGCTCAATTTCTTTGATATTCTGCAATGCCAAGGAAAATACCAGGAACGACCAGAGCTCCCGTTTACGCCCGGGGCAGAAATCGCCGGAACGATCGAAGCACTCGGTGAAGGCACACAGGGCGACATCGGACAGCGCGTTCTCGCGACGCCCATGCTGCCAAGCGGCGGCCTTGCCGAATGGGCAATCGTCAAGAAGGAAGGGATCTTCCCGATTCCGGATGAACTTTCCTATGCAGAAGCGGCAGCGCTATTCATTACGTACCAAACAGCCTACTTTGCCTTGCATCGCTCAGGCCATTTGAAAAAAGGCGAAGTATTGCTGGTCCATGCCGCATCAGGCGGTGTCGGCTCGGCCGCGGTTCAGCTCGGCAAAGCAGCAGGCGCGACTGTCATCGCGACTGCCGGAAGTGCGGATAAGCTTGCGGTATGCAAAGAACTTGGAGCGGATATCGTCATCAATTATCGCGAAGAGGATTTCGTCCCGAAAGTGAAAGAAGCGACCGGCGGCAAAGGGGCAGATGTTATTTTCGATCCTGTCGGCGGTGATACCTTCGATCGTTCAAGAAAATGCATCGCCTTTGAAGGGCGTATATTGGTCATCGGTTTTGCCGGAGGGCGAATCGCCGATGCACCGACCAACCATGCCTTGATCAAAAATTATTCGATTGTCGGCGTGCATTTCGGCTTGTTCCGCAATTTGATGCCGGACCAGGTGATGAAAGCCCATCACGAGTTGATGGCGCTGTATAAAGAAGGAGCCATCAAGCCGCTCATCTATAAAGAATTCGCATTCGATGAAGTCATCGACGCACTCGATCAGCTCGGCAGCCGAAAAACATACGGGAAATTAGTCGTTACACCATAA
- a CDS encoding class I adenylate-forming enzyme family protein, with protein sequence MAAIETMELFGRAEVKVFAQRPSTIGQLLTDTVARYAEKPAVVTEQQTLSYLELDGQSTTLAANLQQRGIQVGDRVGAVIGNCAEFPVVVFACAKAGAIMVPINVKLQVEELQYIVGHSKPKLLIVEAEYAEKVKEATRNSGLQETEQPEIFIIGGENSYSHLLDESAAFKQVDIGEQDGAFILYTSGTTGRPKGAVLAHINAVHSVMNYKRRFETDDSMKTLVAVPMFHVTGLVGQLLHMFYVGGTAYSMKRYQNEHYIQLILKHEINFLFNVPTIFIMMSTSEEFQQHSFGFVKKVAFGGSPIYQQTFQMLKKAFPNAQLHNAYGATETTSPATLMPVSYPESKVTSVGLPVEVADIKIVDPEGRTVPNGESGELYIKGPMIIKEYWDNPAANQSSFTDGYWHSGDLGIMDDDGYVYIRDRKKDMINRGGEKIFSIEVEDALKSHPDVVEAAVIGEPDPVFGEKVKAFVVGPKLDPDDFTELQAHCRKTLAKFKVPEQFVLLESLPRNASGKILKNTLKETGGRSNA encoded by the coding sequence TTGGCAGCTATTGAAACGATGGAACTTTTTGGGCGGGCGGAAGTGAAGGTGTTTGCACAGCGCCCTTCGACAATCGGCCAATTGCTTACAGATACTGTGGCGCGCTACGCAGAAAAACCAGCAGTCGTCACGGAACAACAGACTTTAAGCTACCTGGAGCTTGACGGGCAATCGACCACGCTTGCCGCCAACCTTCAACAGCGCGGCATCCAAGTGGGCGACCGGGTGGGTGCGGTCATCGGGAATTGCGCTGAATTTCCAGTCGTCGTCTTCGCGTGTGCCAAGGCTGGGGCGATCATGGTACCGATCAATGTCAAACTGCAAGTCGAAGAACTGCAATACATTGTCGGGCATTCCAAGCCGAAGCTCTTGATTGTAGAAGCGGAATATGCGGAGAAAGTGAAAGAAGCCACTCGAAACAGCGGGCTGCAGGAGACGGAACAACCTGAAATCTTTATCATCGGGGGCGAAAATTCTTACAGCCACCTGCTCGATGAGTCGGCTGCATTTAAACAAGTGGACATCGGTGAACAGGACGGTGCGTTCATCCTCTATACATCAGGGACGACCGGCCGGCCTAAAGGCGCGGTGCTGGCGCATATCAATGCGGTGCACAGCGTGATGAATTACAAACGCCGTTTTGAGACCGATGATTCGATGAAAACGCTAGTCGCTGTCCCGATGTTCCATGTGACAGGGCTGGTCGGGCAGCTGCTTCACATGTTTTATGTTGGCGGTACTGCCTACAGCATGAAGCGCTATCAAAATGAACACTATATCCAGCTGATCTTGAAACACGAAATCAATTTTTTGTTCAATGTGCCAACCATTTTCATCATGATGTCGACGAGCGAAGAATTCCAGCAGCATTCGTTCGGATTTGTGAAGAAAGTGGCGTTCGGCGGTTCCCCGATTTATCAGCAGACTTTTCAAATGCTGAAAAAAGCGTTCCCCAATGCACAGCTCCACAATGCGTACGGAGCGACGGAAACGACATCGCCCGCCACGTTGATGCCAGTGAGTTATCCCGAGTCGAAAGTGACATCGGTCGGCTTGCCGGTCGAAGTCGCAGATATCAAAATCGTCGACCCGGAAGGACGCACCGTGCCGAACGGGGAATCCGGCGAATTGTATATCAAAGGGCCGATGATCATCAAGGAATACTGGGATAACCCCGCTGCCAACCAGTCGAGCTTCACCGACGGCTACTGGCATTCAGGCGACCTCGGCATTATGGATGACGACGGCTATGTCTATATCCGCGACCGTAAAAAAGACATGATCAACCGCGGCGGCGAGAAAATTTTCTCCATCGAAGTGGAAGATGCGCTGAAAAGCCATCCGGATGTCGTCGAGGCCGCTGTCATCGGAGAACCGGATCCGGTGTTCGGAGAGAAAGTGAAAGCATTTGTCGTCGGACCGAAACTTGATCCAGACGATTTCACGGAGTTGCAGGCGCATTGCAGAAAGACGCTCGCGAAATTCAAGGTGCCGGAACAGTTTGTGCTATTGGAAAGCCTGCCGCGCAATGCGTCAGGAAAGATCTTAAAAAACACATTAAAAGAAACAGGGGGTCGATCAAATGCTTAA